The following are encoded in a window of Vicugna pacos chromosome 2, VicPac4, whole genome shotgun sequence genomic DNA:
- the NPY5R gene encoding neuropeptide Y receptor type 5 gives MSFYFQQESNMDSELKDVYNRTLAAENNTAGTRNSDFPVWDDYKSSVDDLQYFLIGLYTFVSLLGFLGNLLILMALIRKRNQKTTVNFLIGNLAFSDILVVLFCSPFTLTSVLLDQWMFGKVMCHIMPFLQCVTVLVSTLILISIAIVRYHMIKHPVSNHLTANHGYFLIATVWTLGFAICSPLPVFHSLVELQETFGTALLSSRYLCVESWPSDSYRIAFTISLLLVQYILPLVCLTVSHTSVCRSISCGLAHKENKLEENEMINLTLHPSKKSGAQVKLSSSRKWSYSFIRKHRRRYSKRKACVRPAPARPPQENRPRAFPERPGSAKSQLPSSSKFMPGVPTCFEVKPEENSDVPEMRVTRSIMRIKKRSRSVFYRLTVLILVFAVSWMPLHLFHVVTDFNDNLISNRHFKLVYCICHLLGMMSCCLNPILYGFLNNGVKADLMSLIHCLHMS, from the coding sequence ATGTCTTTCTATTTCCAGCAGGAGTCTAATATGGATTCAGAACTCAAGGATGTTTACAACAGGACACTTGCCGCAGAGAACAATACTGCTGGCACTCGGAATTCGGATTTCCCAGTCTGGGACGACTATAAAAGCAGTGTCGATGACTTGCAGTATTTTCTGATCGGACTCTATACATTTGTAAGTCTTCTTGGTTTTCTGGGGAATCTACTTATTTTAATGGCCCTCATCAGAAAGCGAAATCAGAAGACGACAGTCAACTTCCTCATAGGGAATCTGGCCTTCTCCGACATCCTGGTTGTGCTGTTCTGCTCACCCTTCACGCTGACCTCTGTCTTGCTGGATCAGTGGATGTTTGGCAAAGTCATGTGTCACATTATGCCTTTCCTGCAGTGTGTGACGGTTCTGGTCTCAACATTAATTTTAATATCAATTGCCATTGTCAGGTATCATATGATAAAGCATCCTGTGTCTAATCATCTGACAGCCAACCATGGCTATTTCCTGATAGCCACCGTCTGGACGCTAGGTTTTGCGATTTGTTCCCCCCTCCCAGTGTTTCACAGCCTCGTGGAACTTCAGGAGACGTTTGGCACCGCCTTGCTGAGCAGCCGGTACTTATGCGTGGAGTCCTGGCCGTCGGATTCCTACCGAATTGCTTTCACTATCTCTTTATTGCTGGTGCAGTATATCCTGCCCCTAGTTTGTCTGACTGTAAGCCATACCAGTGTCTGCCGGAGCATCAGCTGTGGACTGGCCCACAAAGAAAACAAGCTAGAAGAAAATGAGATGATCAACTTAACTCTTCACCCCTCCAAAAAGAGCGGGGCTCAGGTGAAGCTGTCCAGCAGCCGCAAGTGGAGCTATTCGTTCATCAGAAAACACAGGAGGAGATACAGCAAGAGGAAAGCGTGCGTGCGCCCGGCTCCGGCAAGACCTCCCCAGGAGAACCGGCCCCGGGCGTTTCCAGAACGCCCCGGCTCCGCGAAAAGTCAGCTGCCTTCATCCAGTAAGTTCATGCCGGGGGTCCCCACCTGCTTCGAGGTGAAACCCGAAGAAAACTCGGATGTTCCTGAGATGAGAGTCACCCGTTCTATCATGAGGATAAAAAAGCGATCTCGGAGTGTCTTCTACAGACTGACCGTCCTGATTTTAGTGTTTGCCGTTAGCTGGATGCCGCTGCACCTTTTCCACGTGGTGACTGACTTCAACGACAACTTGATTTCAAACAGGCACTTCAAGCTGGTGTACTGTATCTGTCACTTGTTAGGCATGATGTCCTGCTGTCTCAATCCAATTCTATACGGATTTCTTAATAATGGGGTCAAAGCTGATTTGATGTCCCTTATACACTGTCTTCATATGTCGTGA